The DNA segment GGAATGATGAATATGCTCGGTCTGGCAAAAAGGGTAAACGCAAGAATCCTACAAGCTTCGACAAGCGAGGTTTATGGAAACCCTTTGGAACATCCTCAGAAGGAATCGTATTGGGGAAACGTAAATCCGATCGGAATTCGGAGTTGTTATGACGAAGGAAAGCGGGTAGCGGAAACTCTTTGTTTTGATTACGAGAGAAATCATAAAGTCGATATTCGAGTGATCCGTATCTTTAATACATACGGTCCAAAAATGCTTCCTGATGACGGTCGTGTTGTGAGTAACTTCATCGTCCAAGCTTTAAAAAAAGAAGACATAACATTGTATGGAGACGGAGAACAAACTCGTTCCTTTTGTTATGTGGAAGACCTTGTGGACGGAATCGTTCGTATGATGAATGTGAATGATTTTTCAGGTCCGGTCAATCTCGGAAACGACGGAGAATTTACGGTTCGAGAATTAGCCGAGCTTGTTTTAAAAGAGACCGGCTCTTCTTCTAAGATAATCAATAAGCCCCTGCCTCAGGACGACCCTACCCGCAGAAAGCCTGACTTAACCATCGCAAGAAAACGTTTAGGGTTTGAACCAAAGGTGGCTCTTGCAGAAGGAATTCGGAAAACCATCGAATACTTTAAAAATAACTTGGATTAAATTTATGCGAAGAAAATCTGGACGTACTTTACCGAAACGTGTCCGGAAACACGCTATTGAATCAATCACCGGGAATAAATTATGAATATTGGAATTCTAAAAGAAGCTAAAGAAGAAACAAGAGTATCCGTAACTCCTGATATCATCGATGCGTTGAAAAAAATCGGAGCTACCGTTCTTGTCGAAAAAGGCGCAGGCGAACAGTCTTTCTATCACGATGAGGATTATAAAAAAGCCGGAGCAAGTATTGTATCCCGTCAAGACATCGTAAGTAAGTCTAATATCATCGTAAGTCTTCATCTTGCGGATCCTGCAACGCTGGTAAAAATCAAACCGGGAACGATTTATCTCGGTATGTTTCAGCCAGCAATGAACGCTTCCGTCATTCAAAAACTTGCGGCAAAAAAGGTGGATGTTTTGAGTTTGGATGCGATTGCAAGAATTACAAGAGCTCAGTCTATGGACGTTCTTTCTTCTCAAGCAACCGTTTCCGGTTATAAAGCGGTTCTTCTGGCCGCCGCCAATTTATCAAGATTTTTCCCGATGCTTACAACCGCGGCGGGAACGATCACGCCTGCTTCCGTGTTGATCATCGGTGCCGGCGTGGCCGGTCTTCAAGCGATTGCTTCTTCCAGAAGGTTAGGAGCGGTTGTGGATGTATTTGATACAAGACCCGAAGTGAAAGAACAGGTTCAATCTCTCGGTGCAAAATTTGTGGAAGTCGAAGGAGCTCAACATTCCGCGGCAGCAGGCGGTTACGCGATTGAACAGACCGAAGAATATAAAAAACGTCAACAGGAAGCCATCGATAAATTCGCTCAAAGAGCGGATGTGATCATCACGACTGCATTGATTCCCGGCCGAAAAGCTCCTCTTCTGATCACCAAGAAAATCGTCGATAAGATGAAGTCCGGATCCGTAGTTGTGGATCTTGCTTCTTCTATGGGTGGAAACTGTGAATACACAAAACACGGACAGAATGTGGTTACCGCAAATGGAGTTACCGTGATCGGTCACAAAAATCTTGCAGGCTCGATTCCAAATGACGCTTCTAAGATGTTTAGTAAAAACGTTTTAAATTTTTTGAAACTGTTGATTCAAGAAAAGAAGATCAAACTAGATTTGAACGACGAGATTCTTTCTTCCACAACGATCACTCACGGCGGTGAAATTCGTCATAAACTAACTTTGGATGCTTTAGGACCGAAATCAGGAACAGCAAAAGCTAAGAAGAGCTCTTCCAAGAAAAAATCCTAAGAAACCGAAAATAGATCCGATCACCCAACCGCCGATCACATCGCTCACAAAGTGATGTAGAGAAAGCAGCCTTCCCACTCCGGCTAAGAAACTAACCAGAATCAAGGCCGGAGAGAATTGAAACAAAAATACAAGAATCAAAACCGCAGTCATTGAGTTTGCGGCGTGCGCGGATGGAAACGAATGTTTCATATCCGGGTTTGAATCGACTTTTCCCGCGACCGTAATCAAAGGTCTTTTTCTTGCGATCAGCTTTTTTAAGAATAAAACAAAACGATCGTTTGCATAGGTAATCAATCCGGTATAAAGCAGAACAAAATACCAAGAGATCGGTAGATTCGATTTTAAATAAAGAAACGGAAGAAGAAATAATAAGAACATTTCTCCGCGATTGATCTTGGATAAGACGTGATTCAACTTCGGATTGTGCAGATTGGCACGGATCCAGGTTGAAAGTGAAAAATCGATCTGATCTACGATTTGTATCAAAGTTGAAAGTCTTTCTTAAGAATTTCCGCAATACCTTTTCTGGAAAGGCTCTTTTGTTCTCCGGAAACCAAGTCTTTGAGTTGAACCGTTTCCGAACGAATTTCCGATTCTCCGAGAAACAATACAAAACGATAACCTTTTTTTTCCGCGGTTTGAATTTGTTTTCCGATTTTTGCGGAATCTAACATCGTTTCGGTGAGAATCCCATTCTCGCGAAGCTCTCCAGAAAGTTTGAAAGTTTCTAGGAAAAGAGATTCGTCCATAATCGGAAGAAAGACTGTTTTTTCTCGGCTCAGATTTGGAATGAGATTGTAACCTTCCAAGAAATTTTTGAGAGTCACGTCTCCTAAACCGAAGCCGATTCCGGAAAGTTGTTCTTTCGAAAATAAACCGATTAAATTATCGTATCTTCCTCCGCCGTATAATGATCTACGGTTTTCCGGATTTGTATCAAACACTTCGAAGATACATCCGGTGTAATAATCAAATCCACGAATGATAGACGGATCAAAGGAAAGTTGATTTCCAACCCCCAATTCTCCCAGCTCGCGAAAAAGATTCTGAATAAAAGAAACGGATTCAACGTCGATTCCCGGAATCGTAGAAACGCTTTCCAAATTGGAAGAAAGATATTTTTCGATCAAAGGAATTTGTTCGTTCGGCTCGTTGAGCAGGGGTTTGATTTCCGCTTCAAAAGCTTCCTTAGAAATTTTGGATTTTTTATCCAGAAGTTTGGATACGCCGTGGACTTGATTTGGGTTTAGCTTTAGCGAATTCTTTAAAAAACTATCCAGAAGTTTTCGATGAGAAACCTTAATTTGATAACTTCCCGCAGGTGCTCCGAATCTTTTTAAAATCGAATCCGCGATCAGCAAAACTTCGAGTTCGGCGCGATAGGTATCGACCCCGAAAAGATCGACGTTCAATTGCCAGTGTTCTCTCAATCTTCCTTTTCCGGGTTGTTCGTAACGCCATAAGTTCGGAATAGAAAACCAACGCACCGGTCTCGGAAGATTTCTCAGGTCTCCTGCTACCATTCTTGCGAGTGTAGGTGTCATTTCAGGGCGGATCGCTACTCTTCGTTCGCCTTTATCTATAAAATCGTATAATTGCCGTTCGACGATTTCTTCGCCGCTCTTGGCTTTGTAGAGATCGAAAGATTCTAAAATCGGACCGTCGTATTCTTCGTATCCAAAAGATAACACGGTATCCCGCATCACTGAAAACATCCAGTTGCGGAGCCGCATTTCCTCCGGATAAAAGTCTCTGGTGCCCTTATAAGGCGCTGTTGTTAAAAAGTTCTTCTGATTTTCCAAGGCAAATTACTGAGTCTTAATGAAGTTCATATTTTTCTTCAATAGAGTCATATTTGCCTTAGCATCGTTGGAGCCAACTATTTCTGCACCTACGTGATAGATTTCTCCGACCTGGGAAATATGTCGGATATGAAATGCAAATCGTAAAGGGGCCTGCATTTTAAACGTGATATCGGCCGTAAAATTCGGTTTATGCAAAAAGGATTCGATCAGTTCCGATTCCGTTACTTCGAGAAGAATTCCGCCTTCCGAAATGTTCAGCACATTTTGGCGAATATCGACTGCTTTTGTATTGGAATCCCCCATTCTCGAATTGAAAATTTCCTCCATTTCCTTATACAATGAAATGATACCTTCGGATATGGAATCTTCGTTGGATTCTAAAACTCCCATCGCAAAGATTTGAGAATCCGCTCCGTTATTAAAGTGAATCGGGTAGATCAAAAGAGAACGGACTTTGCCGCTTTTGAAAAATCGAAGTCTTTCTTCAAAAATCAATTCGTCATGCAGAATGTCTTGAATCGGAAGTAAATCTAAGTCTGAAAATTTTCCTTCCGGATCCGGATTGAACGTAGCAGTATCACGAACATAAATCGGCTTTTTATATTTTTTAACCAACTCCTCTTCCGGGGTCAGTTCTTTTGAGGAACTAAACACAAGTCTTGAATTGGGATAAGTTTGTTTTATCTTTCTATTTAGATCGTTGAGTATGATTTGACCTGAGGTTCCCAAAACCTTGCTGACCTCGAGTTCCTTCCGCGGGATGAGGAACTTGTGGGACACAACTTTTCCGATTAAACCTTCGATACGCGGAGAAGTTCGTTGTGTTTTTGCAATTTTAGCGAAGACAGGTTTACAGAAAATTTGGGTTTTGTTTTTATTAGTGACATGAAATCCGATTTCGATGTGTTTCGAAAGAGTTCTATAAAGAATCAACTCTTCTTCCACGTCCGTTAAAGTTGTATCAATCGGAAATACGAACGTCCCGTCTTCTCTGATTTCGATCGGTTTTAGTTCCTGATGAAAAGGAGATTCCTTAACCAACAATCCTTGGAAATGAATGTATTCCTTAAGAATATATTTTATCTTATTCAAATCCTGAATGGTCTCCCAAGATCTAGGAGCCTGAAGATATTTTTGATACATTACATCCATGAAAACTCCTCAGAGTTTTCTAAAACTGACTCTTCTATTTTTTGCTCTTCCAGTTTCTGTTTCATTTTCTGAATCCGGTTGTGAATACCAATAAGCCCTGACCTTCATCCTTTTTTCCGAAATCCCTTTTGTAAGAAGATATTCATAGATGTTTCTGGCTCTTTTGGCACTCAATCTCGTATTGTATTCCTTAGAGGCTACGTTATCCGTGTGTCCCCCAATCTCAATTTTATCGGACGCATTTTTCAACAGATAGTCTACAACCGGAGTTAATAACTTTTTGTGATCCTCTGTGATTTTTGTTTTATTAAATTCGAAATAAATGCGTAGATTATAGATCGGATCTACGTCCTTCTCTGCTTTAAGAAAAATCGTTATCGTCCCATTTTTGGAAATATCTTTTTGACTAATGTTAACACTTTCGGAAATATATTTTGGTGCGATCGCAAATAATTCAAAATCAGTTTTAGGCAATTGATTGATTATAAAGAATTTTTTATCGGAATCAAACGAAATCGGTTCTCCTTTACGGTTTGTCGGGGTAAAGAGCGTCACTTTTGCGTCCGGGATGATTTCTTTTGTTGCAGCATTGGCTACGACCACTCTTAAACCCGATGTTTCGGGTGTCGTTGTCTGCTGATTGTTATTTCCGGGCTCTTCTATTTTGATTTGTTCCGTTTTTCCTTCCCCGGTTTTGATCGGTAGTAAGACATAAGTTCTGTATAGCTTTCGATTTTTACCGATGTTTCCGCGTAGATCCAAAATATCTTCCTGAGGATGAAAACCGGGCGAACTGATTTCAACTTTGTAAACTCTGCCCGTTTGAAGAGTGGATGTAAAATTGGAAGGTTTGCCTTTGCTGAGATCACCTCCGATCCTTTTTGAAGTAATCACGGTTGCCGGTTTGGTTCCGTCGTAGATTTTCAATGTGGAATCGAGACCAATCATCGTTTTTTCGGATCCGTCCAATACAAGACCTTTGAAGTTCAGACTGTAAGAATTACGAAGAGCTTCCGGAACTTGAAAACGATAGATATCAAATTGACCTTCTCCTCCGGATCGATTGGAGGATATGTATGCCCAAATTCCATCTTTATCAAAACTGATTCCTTCGTTATCAAACCCTTCCCATTTCTCGCTGTTAAACGGTTTTGGTAAAAGGTAAAGTGAGGATTGGTCCACCTTTGGAATTACCGAATCGTTTGTTTGTATTTGGGAAGACACCTCCGATTCTTCTTCGTCCTCAAGCATGGTGTCTAACGCGGATTTGTATTTGAGGAAGATTCTAAAAATTTTAAACTTCTTTCTTTCGTCTTCGCGGTTGGAACTGTAATAGAGCTGTTCTCCGTCCTGATGGATAAAGGGAAGAATTTCACTGTCAGAAGAGTTAAGAGGGGAGCCTAAGTTTTTTGGTTGAGACCAGGTTTCATTTTTTGTATCACGTATTGAAATCCAAAGATCAAAATCTCCGTATCCGCCGGGACGATCCGATGAAAAAATCAGAAATTTTCCATCCGGAGAGATCGCCGGCATCTTATCGTTGAAGTTGGAATTGATTTCGTTAAGATGTTCCGGATCGGTCCATCTTCCCGTTTTTTTATCTTTGATCGTTCGATAGATATTTAAACCTTCAAAACCGGATCTTGCGTTTCCAGGATTGAGAGTAGATGTGAAATAAATTTCAGAAGGAGAGTTGTTCGAATCGAATAGTATGGAGACTCCGCCTTCGAACGCATTCGTATTAAACAGATTCGGTTTTTTTACTCCTTGAACGGATGCACGTTTCAATTCTTCCCGAATGTTTTGATTCATGTTTACCGGTTTGGTCCATTCCGCCGGAATTTCCTTATCAAGATACCGGACGTTTTCTGAAATCCAAATATCCATTCCTCCTTCGCCTCCGGGGCGATTGGATTGAAAGACGATATATCTTCCATCCGGACTGATTAAAGGATTGTATTCGTCGTTTTGAGTATTGAGAGGTTGCCCGAATTGTTTTTCGGGAAGATCCGGAAGCGGCTGCGAAAAAACCGGCACAAGAATACAAAGAAAAAGCGAGAAGAATAGTTTTGAAAAAAGACGCATGAATCACTCCAAAAAGAAAGTCGAAGAGGTGCCGTTTTTAGTTTTAATTCCAGGATCTCTACTAAAGTATCGGTCTTGAGCGAGAGTTTTTAAAGATGGAAACTGCAAAGGAACTGAATTCTTCGGGCTATTCTCCCGTTATCTTTGGGGTTCTCAATATTACCGAAGACTCCTTTTCTGATGGGGGCAAGTTTCTCTCTCCGCAAGCCTCTCATAACAAAATAGAATCTCTTCTGAGTCACGGTGCAAACGTCGTCGATATCGGAGCTCAGTCTTCCAATATTCAATCCGGATTGGTCGGTCCGCTAATCGAGTGGGATCGAATGAAGAATCTAATTCCTGAGTTAATCCAAAAAAGAATCCGAATTTCGGTCGATACGTTTCAGCCCGATGTGATCGCCAAGGCTTTGGATTTCGGAGCCGAATTTATCAATCATATCCGCGGTTTTGTGGATGTGGAATCGATCCGTGCAATTTCGAAATACGCGGAATCGGATCGGAAATTTATTTTGATGTATTCGCACAATCATTCCAATCGCGCAGAAACAAAATCTCATCTTACAAAAGACAATGTACTCTTAGAAATATCGAACTTTTTTAGAGCGAGAAAAAAGGAGCTTTTGAACGCGGGAATTTTACGGGAACAATTGATCTTTGATCCGGGAATGGGTTTTTTTTTAAGTCCTGATTTTCAGGTGAGTTTCGAAGTTCTCAGAAAGATCAAAATTCTTCAGGAAGAATTTTCTCCGATGATGGTTTCCGTGACAAAAAAATCCTTTTTAGGAAACGCGTTAGGCGGTCTTGAAGTTGGCGAAAGAGAAATTGCAACCGTAATTTCCGAGCTTTATCTTTCTCTCAATCGGATCGAATATATTCGAACTCATGAACCGAAAAATATTCGACAGGCATTGCATATTTGGAATTTACTTCAGTCGAATTGAAACTTAACGGCCCACTTTGATGTCTTCGACCGCTTTTTTTCCGGACGGATAGAGAGTGGGTAAAATATCCTCCTCTCGAATTTGTAAACCTTTTACCTGCATTTTTTTGATATAAGGAACGAGCGGATGTAGATCCGCGTTGGGGTTTACGGATAATAAAATCCGTTTCC comes from the Leptospira sp. WS92.C1 genome and includes:
- a CDS encoding DUF1577 domain-containing protein encodes the protein MDVMYQKYLQAPRSWETIQDLNKIKYILKEYIHFQGLLVKESPFHQELKPIEIREDGTFVFPIDTTLTDVEEELILYRTLSKHIEIGFHVTNKNKTQIFCKPVFAKIAKTQRTSPRIEGLIGKVVSHKFLIPRKELEVSKVLGTSGQIILNDLNRKIKQTYPNSRLVFSSSKELTPEEELVKKYKKPIYVRDTATFNPDPEGKFSDLDLLPIQDILHDELIFEERLRFFKSGKVRSLLIYPIHFNNGADSQIFAMGVLESNEDSISEGIISLYKEMEEIFNSRMGDSNTKAVDIRQNVLNISEGGILLEVTESELIESFLHKPNFTADITFKMQAPLRFAFHIRHISQVGEIYHVGAEIVGSNDAKANMTLLKKNMNFIKTQ
- the hisS gene encoding histidine--tRNA ligase: MENQKNFLTTAPYKGTRDFYPEEMRLRNWMFSVMRDTVLSFGYEEYDGPILESFDLYKAKSGEEIVERQLYDFIDKGERRVAIRPEMTPTLARMVAGDLRNLPRPVRWFSIPNLWRYEQPGKGRLREHWQLNVDLFGVDTYRAELEVLLIADSILKRFGAPAGSYQIKVSHRKLLDSFLKNSLKLNPNQVHGVSKLLDKKSKISKEAFEAEIKPLLNEPNEQIPLIEKYLSSNLESVSTIPGIDVESVSFIQNLFRELGELGVGNQLSFDPSIIRGFDYYTGCIFEVFDTNPENRRSLYGGGRYDNLIGLFSKEQLSGIGFGLGDVTLKNFLEGYNLIPNLSREKTVFLPIMDESLFLETFKLSGELRENGILTETMLDSAKIGKQIQTAEKKGYRFVLFLGESEIRSETVQLKDLVSGEQKSLSRKGIAEILKKDFQL
- a CDS encoding OmpA family protein, which produces MRLFSKLFFSLFLCILVPVFSQPLPDLPEKQFGQPLNTQNDEYNPLISPDGRYIVFQSNRPGGEGGMDIWISENVRYLDKEIPAEWTKPVNMNQNIREELKRASVQGVKKPNLFNTNAFEGGVSILFDSNNSPSEIYFTSTLNPGNARSGFEGLNIYRTIKDKKTGRWTDPEHLNEINSNFNDKMPAISPDGKFLIFSSDRPGGYGDFDLWISIRDTKNETWSQPKNLGSPLNSSDSEILPFIHQDGEQLYYSSNREDERKKFKIFRIFLKYKSALDTMLEDEEESEVSSQIQTNDSVIPKVDQSSLYLLPKPFNSEKWEGFDNEGISFDKDGIWAYISSNRSGGEGQFDIYRFQVPEALRNSYSLNFKGLVLDGSEKTMIGLDSTLKIYDGTKPATVITSKRIGGDLSKGKPSNFTSTLQTGRVYKVEISSPGFHPQEDILDLRGNIGKNRKLYRTYVLLPIKTGEGKTEQIKIEEPGNNNQQTTTPETSGLRVVVANAATKEIIPDAKVTLFTPTNRKGEPISFDSDKKFFIINQLPKTDFELFAIAPKYISESVNISQKDISKNGTITIFLKAEKDVDPIYNLRIYFEFNKTKITEDHKKLLTPVVDYLLKNASDKIEIGGHTDNVASKEYNTRLSAKRARNIYEYLLTKGISEKRMKVRAYWYSQPDSENETETGRAKNRRVSFRKL
- a CDS encoding phosphatase PAP2 family protein → MIQIVDQIDFSLSTWIRANLHNPKLNHVLSKINRGEMFLLFLLPFLYLKSNLPISWYFVLLYTGLITYANDRFVLFLKKLIARKRPLITVAGKVDSNPDMKHSFPSAHAANSMTAVLILVFLFQFSPALILVSFLAGVGRLLSLHHFVSDVIGGWVIGSIFGFLGFFLGRALLSFCCS
- a CDS encoding UDP-glucuronic acid decarboxylase family protein; translated protein: MNQQRILVTGGAGFIGSHLCSRLLKEGNEVICLDNLHTGRKKNIEELLQNSKFEFIRHDITEPIKLEVDQIYNMACPASPIHYQSNAIKTIKTNVLGMMNMLGLAKRVNARILQASTSEVYGNPLEHPQKESYWGNVNPIGIRSCYDEGKRVAETLCFDYERNHKVDIRVIRIFNTYGPKMLPDDGRVVSNFIVQALKKEDITLYGDGEQTRSFCYVEDLVDGIVRMMNVNDFSGPVNLGNDGEFTVRELAELVLKETGSSSKIINKPLPQDDPTRRKPDLTIARKRLGFEPKVALAEGIRKTIEYFKNNLD
- a CDS encoding Re/Si-specific NAD(P)(+) transhydrogenase subunit alpha, translated to MNIGILKEAKEETRVSVTPDIIDALKKIGATVLVEKGAGEQSFYHDEDYKKAGASIVSRQDIVSKSNIIVSLHLADPATLVKIKPGTIYLGMFQPAMNASVIQKLAAKKVDVLSLDAIARITRAQSMDVLSSQATVSGYKAVLLAAANLSRFFPMLTTAAGTITPASVLIIGAGVAGLQAIASSRRLGAVVDVFDTRPEVKEQVQSLGAKFVEVEGAQHSAAAGGYAIEQTEEYKKRQQEAIDKFAQRADVIITTALIPGRKAPLLITKKIVDKMKSGSVVVDLASSMGGNCEYTKHGQNVVTANGVTVIGHKNLAGSIPNDASKMFSKNVLNFLKLLIQEKKIKLDLNDEILSSTTITHGGEIRHKLTLDALGPKSGTAKAKKSSSKKKS
- the folP gene encoding dihydropteroate synthase, coding for METAKELNSSGYSPVIFGVLNITEDSFSDGGKFLSPQASHNKIESLLSHGANVVDIGAQSSNIQSGLVGPLIEWDRMKNLIPELIQKRIRISVDTFQPDVIAKALDFGAEFINHIRGFVDVESIRAISKYAESDRKFILMYSHNHSNRAETKSHLTKDNVLLEISNFFRARKKELLNAGILREQLIFDPGMGFFLSPDFQVSFEVLRKIKILQEEFSPMMVSVTKKSFLGNALGGLEVGEREIATVISELYLSLNRIEYIRTHEPKNIRQALHIWNLLQSN